The genomic interval agagaaagacagagacacacaaacagagagagagagagagagagagacagacaaacagagagagagagacagagagagagagagacagagagagagagagagagagacaaacagacacagagagagagagagagagacagagagacagacaaacagagagagagagagagagagagagagagagagagacagacaaacagagagagagagagagacacagagagagagacaaacagacacacacagagagagagagagagacagacaaacagagagagagagagagagagagagagagagagagacagagagacagacaaacagagagagagagagagagagagagagagagagagagagagagagagagagagagagagagacagacaaacagagagagagcgagagagacagagagagacagacaaacagagagagagagagagagagacagagagagacagacaaacagagagagagagagagagagagacagagagagacagacaaacagagagagagagagagacagagagacagacaaacagagagagagacagacaaacagagagagagagagagagagagagagagagagagagagagagacagagagagagtgacagacaaacagagagagagagagagacagagagacagacaaacagagagagagagagagagagacagagagacagacaaacagagagagagagagagagagagagagagagagagagagacagacaaacagagagagagagagagagagacagacaaacagagagagagagagagagagagagagacagacaaacagagagagagagagagagagagagagagagagagagagagagagagagagagagagagacagacaaacagagagagagagagagagagagacagacaaacagagagagagagagagagagagagagagagagagacagacagacaaacagagagagagagacagagagacagacagagagagagagagagagagagagagacagacaaacagagagagagagagagagagagagagagagagacagacaaacagagagagagagagagacagagagagacagacaaacagagagagagagagagagagagagagacagagagagagtgacagacaaacagagagagagagagagagagacagagagagagacagacaaacagagagagagagagagagagagagagagagagacagacaaacagagagagagagagagagagagagagagagacagagaaacagagagagagagacagagagacagggaaagagagacagagagagagagggagagagagacagacaaacagagtgagagagacagggaggcagacaaacagagagagagagagagagacagagagacagacaaacagagagagagagagagagagagagacagacaaacagagagagagagagagagagagagagagacagacaaacagagagagagagagagacagagagacagacaaacagagagagagagagagagagacagacaaacagagagagagagacagagagacagacaaacagagagagagagagacagacaaacagagagagagagagacagagagagacagacaaacagagagagagagagagacagagagacagacaaacagagagagagagagagagagagagacagacaaacagagagagagagagagagagagacagagagacagacaaacagagagagagagagagagagacagagagacagacaaacagagagagagagagagagagagagacagacaaacagagagagagagacagagagacagacaaacagagagagagagagagagagagacagacaaacagagagagagagagagagagagagagacagacagacaaacagagagagagagagacagacaaacagagagagagacagagagacagacagacaaacagagagagagagagacagacaaacagagagagagagagagagacagacaaacagagagagagagacagagagagagagagagagagagacagacagacaaacagagagagagagagagagagagacagacaaacagagagagagagacagagagacagacaaacagagagagagagagagagagagagagagagagagagagagagagagacacagacaaacagagagagagagagagagagagagagagagaaacataacCTTTTCCTTTGTAATTGTTTAAGAAAACTTTTACATCTGCAGGTAGAGAGttgtggattttatttatttatttatttatttatttatttatttattttaaataatattaatacactcggtataaaataaatcaggaatgaattattttatgacaACCACAATTTAAGAACACAATAAAGTCAATAATATAAAGTATATCATGAAATCGTTGAAAAACAACTCCAATAAAtcgataaataaaataaatttatcgGTAAATTTAGGAATTCACTTCCGCTCTAGCCGTGACCCCGGAAATGAAAGTCTGGCAGTTGTTATAGTAACGGCGTTGTGTACATGGTTCAGCTTTAATAATGACTGAGTTAGAGCAGGGTGCTAACACTTTTGTCATCAGACCGAATTATCAACACAGGTAAGACACATACATCATTACTGTTACTCATATATCACTGTGTTTAACACGGAAATGATTCAGCTCTGAAAAGCGAATAGAGAATTATTACTGTGTAGCTCACAAACTACTGATCAGTGTTCGGTCAGTTATCCTGTGgctggaaggtgtgtgtgtgtgtgtttgtgtgtgtgtgtgtgtgtgtttgtttgtgtgtgtgtgtgtgtgtgtgtgtttgtttgtgtgtgtgtttgtgtgtttgtgtgtttgtttgtttgtgtgtgtgtgtttgtgtgtgtgtgtgtgtgtttgtttgtttgtgtgtgtgtgtgtgtgtgtgtgtgtgtttgtttgtgtgtgtgtgtttgtttgtgtgtgtgtgtttgtttgtgtgtgtgtgtttgtttgtgtgtgtgtgtgtgtgtgtttgtgtgtgtgtgtgtgtgtttgtttgtttgtgtgtgtgtgtgtgtgtttgtgtgtgtgtgtgtgtgtgtgtgtgtgtgtgtgtgattgtgtgtgtttgtgtgtgtgtgtgtttgtttgtgtgtgtgtgtttgtgtgtgtgtgtgtgtgtgtttgtttgtttgtgtgtgtgtgtgtgtttgtttgtgtgtgtgtgtgtttgtgtgtgtgtgtgtttgtgtgtgtgtgtgtgtttgtgtgtgtgtgtttgtttgtttgtgtgtgtgtgtgtgtttgtgtgtgtgtgtgtgtgtgtgtgtgtggttgggggGGGTGTACAAGGACAGCACGTTTATTTactgatgtaataaaataataaatagtgtgACTTGTGTCAATGGTGTTCTGATGTATCTATCCCTCCACTCTGATCTATACACTTCCTTTATCAGGAAGACTTGTACACATACTCTCTCGTAGttctctaatcagccaatcatgtggcagcagagcAATGTATAGCATCATCACATCAAGATACAGGCACACAGCTTCACATCaaccaccatccatccatccatccatccatccatcgtctatacccgctttattcctaattagggtcacgggggattgctggagcctatccaggcacacattgggcgaaaggcaggggtacaccctggacaggtcaccagtccatcacagatcAGCCACCAGAATAGGGGGAAAGAAATGTGATCTTGATGATTATGATTACGGCCTGATTGCTTCTCCTAGTATTTCTATTTTCACAATGTTTTcacaaaggaaaataatcaaattcagggaggtaacagtaactccataTTATTTCACCCCCCTGGTGTGGattatgtttctgtagcagcaTGCCCCCTAGTGTTTAATACGTTACATAACATAGATATTGTGATGATTGTTCTgaaatacactatgttgccaaaagttttgggacaccactccaaatcattcaatCCAGGTGTTGTCAcagctctctcagtgtttcataacaaattaaacatgtttttttttgcgaacaattttttgttttctagCATTAAATAACATATTTTGGCACATTTAGAATTTTTAATAGAAACTGTTGATAATTGATCAGGGGGTTTAAATGCATGATGTGCTGTTTCTGACTGGTCACATCCAGGAGTCAGTCAGTGCTTtacatttggtgtgtgtgtgtatgtcgtgtgatatgtggtgtgtatgtggatatgtggtgtgtgtgtgtgtgtgtgtgtgtattgcaggTTCAGGGTGTCGGTGGTGAGGGAGTGTATTAGAGAGATCCTGAGAGAGAATTTATCAGGAGTTCAGTATGATCCTGAGGaaacacagtcactcacacaaacactcgctGAAAGCATTAAACACCGTGTTAAAGGTCAGAGCACTAACAcgaacactgacactaacacgaACAGCACAACGTACTTCAGACCTcactttaacactcacatcagtTTACATGCCTAAatcaaaaatataattttataagtTTGTCTTTGAACCCTTTTTTTCACTTTACCCACACTCCATCACGAACAATAGACTAATGTTTTTAACTTGTATTGATATAACTTGTAATtctagttgttgttttttttatttgtggacatgcaaacaaatatatacaactgtgtctgtgtgtatgtgtgtgtgaatgtccaGGTCTAGGTTTGGACGACAGATACAAACTGTTGGTGCATGTGATGATCGGAGAACAGAGAGGACAGGGTGTGAAgtaagaccacacacacacacacacacacacacacgcactgcttTAATAGTGCATTTGGCAAAATGAATTCTGTAAAGGTAAGTAGGTGGAGTTGAATAAAGCAATAGACCACATGCAGTCCTGCGGTTGTACTGCATGTCGGCcaatattcagtataaccacATTGCGAGTGGGATATACaacatttctataaaaaaataaatgaatcgagTTAGTGACATCAAGTTAGATTGAACACAGCATGACGAAAGGTTCTGTTTCTTGTCCTGAGTGGGTGAGAGGTGCACGTGTTGCCCGTCTGGTTGTATCTACTGTGCATGCTTTGGCTCTAATTTTTGCACAATGGAGGCTCTCCTATTGACCCGAAAGCCTACACACATTTGCCTAGAGTATCCAgtttatttgtctttcaaatgtactttaaattaattgtattattttaataaaattttctTTGGCTGTTTGATGCACATCATGTGCCAGGGGTCTTTGTGTTAGTTATAAGCAGAAGATAACTGTATCATCTACAAACACTCTCCAGAGACACCAGTGCTCTCAGTTGATGAGAGGTTATATGACAGGACAGCATGAAAaaacagttttacatttttatgccTTTTATTTTTTGCCACCATCAATACATTGAGACTAAAAGCAGATAAGGAAGAACTAAACTTGTGAGAGGATGAATAAGAAAATGTTGTACCACACACCCAGTATCATTAGTTCAAGGCAATCATTTGGAAATTTCACTTTACTgcactgtatctgtatctaaGTTGCATAAAGttgaaaaaaaagtgaaattttTGTTTACATATTCTACGTGTCCAGGAGTAACTTTGCTAATTCTTTATTCCCATCACCGGTAATATCTTGGACACGCAGTGGCACTGTTTATTCTGGTTCTGCTGTTTTCCTTGTTAGTATTTTTGAAGCACAGAGTGGTTGTTTGCTGACCGGAGAGATACCTGGCTGCACTGATGGCTTGCTGATTTCAAACTGAGATAAGCTGGAGTGAAGAGTGATAGGAACATGTCTAgaaaatgactgacaggaggacaatccaaacacaaataaaagctaGTTTTCCAATAAAGGtggaacaaacacaataaaGGCAGTTTTAGCCCATCAGGGTTATCtacataatatatacactaGTGCTAAGGCCTAGCTGTAAACTATAAAATGTTATTTGGACTAGtaagaaactaaaaaaaaatatgcatgtAATTTCTTcttacagtgctgtagtgtccTTTGCTGGCTGGAGTttatagtttagtttagtttagttcagTTTGGTCAAGTAGATCTTTGCTGTCATCACAGCCGTATACAGTATGCAGTACACCGGGAGCTGAAATAAAATTTCTCTCGGATCCAAATTGCAAGATACATGTGTGGCATGCACAGTGCTGACAGGGCATGTATAAAGTGCAACAGGAATAagaagcctgtgtgtgtgtgtgggggggggggtatgaaACAGTAGGGCTGAGTGCACAGACGAGAGCATAAATACTCCTACACAGAGGCGATAAGAGAGatcaaaaacaataaataataacagagAGATAAACATGACAACAAGACTGTTAAGTAACCATAGCTTCCACAGTAGCGTTAGTAACCAAGTAACGAAGATTCATAGCTGTGACTACACTTACACTTTGAATTACTTAATCATTTTACCTtcattgtgtttgtattttgcCGATAttaagagaaagtgtgtgtgtgtataggatgACGTCTCGTTGTTTCTGGGATTCAGACACTGATGGCTGTGCTAAAGAAGTTTACATTaatgtaagacacacacacacacacacacactccttgttttgttttattcctcttacatgtaactgtgtgtgtgcttgtgtttatgtttaacaggacagcatggtgtgtgtagctgctgtatTCGGAGTTTATTATTACTGACACAAGAACGGATCCTCTGATCTAAAAACACACCCACGCCTTGATGGATTCCTACACCACTTTTAGTTCTAAATATTTTctatctttgtttttatttgtataaaataaatcgtTGCTCTGCAACacagtttaatgttaaatggtGTGAAAGTGTGTTCACAGGAGTTTTTAAAGATGTACACAGAATTTGATTTCCTGTGATTTGGTTGTGTATACCTTCAAAGTTTCATCTGAAACCCTTTCAGCTTTCACAGAAACAGCTTGATAAATAGCTCTCAGGCATCAGAAAGGAAACAAGCAAGAAAACATCCTGACAAAAGAGGAGtggaagtaaaagaaaaaaacaaacaacaaaacaacccACACATTTGGCTTCTGCATCTTCTGCATCTTCATTTATACCTGagtataatttgtgtgtgtgtttgtgcatatattgccaaaagtttttggacacctcTCCCATCACTTCCATGACCAAAGGTGTATATAATCAAGCACTTAGGCATGGAGACTGCTTCTACAGACATCtctgaaagaatgggtcgctctcaggaggtCAATGAATTCAAGCGTGGCACCATGATAGGTTGCcccctgtgcaataagtccatctgagaaatttcctcactactaaatttTCCACGGTCAAATGTTAgaggtattataacaaagtggaaccaattgggaacaacagcaactcagccacaaagtggtaggccacgtaaaatcacagagcagggTTTTGAGGCACACAGTGCGCAGAAAGTCACCAACTTTTTAGGTctatagctacagacctccaaacttcgtgTGGCCTTTTAGagtagctcaagaacagtgcgtagaGGAATGGGTTTTCAAGGCCAAGTATTTGCATCCAAGCACCtgcatcaccaagtgcaatgcaaagctttggatgcagtggtgtcaAGCATGCTGCCTCTGGACTCTAGAGCACtggagacatgttctctggagtgaccaatcatgcttctctgtctgACAATCAGATGGAaatgcacagagtcctgacctcaacccgatagagcacctttgggatgaattagagcagagactgtgagccaggtcttctcatccaacatcagtgcctgaactcacaaatgtgcttctagaggaatagccaaaaattcccataaaaccttgtggaaagccttagcagaagagttgaagctgttatagctgaaagggtgggccaactccatattaaaccctttggattaagaatgggacgTCAGTAAAGTTtatgtgcacgtaaaggcagacgtcccaaaacctttgccaatatagtgtatatgtattatatatgtatataagagcca from Hemibagrus wyckioides isolate EC202008001 linkage group LG10, SWU_Hwy_1.0, whole genome shotgun sequence carries:
- the dynlt2b gene encoding dynein light chain Tctex-type protein 2B — protein: MTELEQGANTFVIRPNYQHRFRVSVVRECIREILRENLSGVQYDPEETQSLTQTLAESIKHRVKGLGLDDRYKLLVHVMIGEQRGQGVKMTSRCFWDSDTDGCAKEVYINDSMVCVAAVFGVYYY